The proteins below are encoded in one region of Levilactobacillus namurensis:
- a CDS encoding ABC transporter permease, giving the protein MAANFNEHSDISAADLTRLSQEAKAEATPSSARIIWDEFKADKPAMVALVIVVGFILFVMIGSLFINTPKMMETNIMNYFSQPGQNGLFLGADSAGRSVAQQLIVGSRNSIGIALGLTLISSTFGICWGLISGYFNGYIDWGMQRVYDFMMMLPMTMMIIVLVTIIKNYNAVTLTLIFSIFYWEGTSRLIRSRTLAESEKDYVAASKTSGTGNFKIIFREIMPNISSLIIVDTTLSIAENIGVETGLSYLGFGLPLQTPSLGTMIANANDPNNITQYWWTWLPAALEIIILCLSISYIGQVIRRAADASQRQGATD; this is encoded by the coding sequence ATGGCAGCAAACTTTAATGAACATTCAGACATTTCGGCAGCCGACCTCACGCGGTTGTCACAAGAAGCTAAAGCGGAGGCCACCCCGTCTTCGGCCCGCATCATCTGGGACGAATTCAAGGCCGACAAACCCGCCATGGTGGCCCTCGTCATCGTGGTCGGCTTCATCCTCTTCGTCATGATTGGCTCGTTGTTCATCAACACGCCCAAGATGATGGAGACCAACATCATGAACTACTTTAGCCAACCTGGTCAAAACGGCCTATTCCTGGGGGCCGACTCCGCTGGTCGGTCGGTGGCCCAACAACTAATCGTTGGTTCACGTAACTCTATCGGTATCGCCCTTGGGCTGACTCTGATCTCGTCAACGTTTGGGATCTGCTGGGGTTTAATCTCCGGCTACTTCAACGGCTACATCGACTGGGGGATGCAACGGGTCTACGACTTCATGATGATGCTTCCCATGACCATGATGATCATCGTGTTGGTCACCATCATCAAGAACTACAACGCCGTGACCCTGACGCTGATCTTCTCCATCTTCTACTGGGAAGGCACGTCGCGACTGATTCGGTCGCGGACCCTAGCGGAATCCGAGAAAGACTACGTGGCCGCCTCCAAGACTTCGGGAACCGGTAACTTTAAGATTATCTTCCGCGAGATTATGCCGAACATTTCATCGCTGATCATCGTTGACACCACCCTATCCATCGCCGAAAACATCGGGGTTGAAACCGGGCTGTCCTACCTGGGCTTCGGGCTACCGCTACAAACCCCGTCGCTAGGGACCATGATTGCTAACGCCAACGACCCCAATAACATCACGCAATACTGGTGGACTTGGTTGCCGGCCGCGCTGGAAATCATCATTCTGTGTCTGTCAATTAGCTACATCGGCCAAGTTATCCGTCGAGCTGCCGACGCCTCTCAACGTCAAGGAGCCACGGACTAA